One genomic region from Candida albicans SC5314 chromosome 6, complete sequence encodes:
- the SAP5 gene encoding Sap5p (Secreted aspartyl proteinase; sap4,5,6 triple null defective in utilization of protein as N source; virulence role effected by URA3; expressed during infection; mRNA localized to hyphal tip via She3; rat catheter and Spider biofilm induced): MFLKNILSVLAFALLIDAAPVKRSPGFVTLDFNVKRSLVDPDDPTVEAKRSPLFLEFTPSEFPVDETGRDGDVDKRGPVAVTLHNEAITYTADITVGSDNQKLNVIVDTGSSDLWIPDSNVICIPKWRGDKGDFCKSAGSYSPASSRTSQNLNTRFDIKYGDGSYAKGKLYKDTVGIGGVSVRDQLFANVWSTSARKGILGIGFQSGEATEFDYDNLPISLRNQGIIGKAAYSLYLNSAEASTGQIIFGGIDKAKYSGSLVDLPITSEKKLTVGLRSVNVRGRNVDANTNVLLDSGTTISYFTRSIVRNILYAIGAQMKFDSAGNKVYVADCKTSGTIDFQFGNNLKISVPVSEFLFQTYYTSGKPFPKCEVRIRESEDNILGDNFLRSAYVVYNLDDKKISMAPVKYTSESDIVAIN; this comes from the coding sequence ATGttcttgaaaaatatcTTGAGTGTTCTTGCTTTTgctttattaattgatgcTGCTCCAGTTAAAAGATCTCCAGGGTTTGTTACCTTAGACTTTAATGTCAAGAGATCTCTTGTTGATCCAGATGATCCAACTGTTGAAGCTAAAAGATCTCCTTTATTTTTAGAGTTTACTCCCTCAGAATTTCCCGTCGATGAGACTGGTAGAGATGGTGATGTGGACAAAAGAGGACCTGTTGCAGTTACTTTGCACAATGAAGCTATTACTTATACTGCTGATATTACTGTTGGTTCAGATAACCAAAAACTTAATGTTATTGTTGACACTGGGTCTTCTGACTTGTGGATTCCAGATTCAAACGTTATTTGTATTCCAAAATGGCGTGGTGACAAAGGAGACTTCTGTAAGAGTGCTGGTTCTTATTCCCCAGCATCTTCCCGCACTTCCCAAAATTTGAATACCCGTTTTGACATTAAATATGGTGACGGTTCTTACGCTAAAGGTAAGTTGTATAAAGATACCGTTGGTATTGGTGGTGTTTCTGTTAGAGATCAATTATTTGCTAACGTTTGGTCTACTAGTGCTCGTAAGGGTATTTTAGGTATTGGTTTTCAAAGCGGCGAAGCTACCGAGTTTGATTACGACAATCTTCCTATTAGTTTGAGAAATCAAGGTATTATTGGTAAAGCTGCTTATTCCCTCTACCTTAACTCTGCTGAAGCTTCTACTGGGcaaattatttttggtgGTATTGACAAGGCCAAGTACAGTGGCTCTTTAGTTGATTTACCAATCACTtccgaaaaaaaattaactgTCGGTTTAAGATCTGTCAATGTTAGGGGACGAAATGTTGATGCTAACACTAATGTCCTTTTAGATTCTGGTACTACTATCAGTTATTTCACTAGAAGTATTGTTCGTAACATTCTCTATGCCATAGGTGCTCAAATGAAGTTTGACTCTGCTGGTAATAAAGTTTATGTTGCTGATTGTAAAACTTCAGGTACCATTGATTTCCAATTTGGTAATAACCTCAAGATCTCCGTTCCTGTTTCCGAATTCCTTTTCCAAACATATTACACTAGTGGTAAACCTTTCCCAAAATGTGAAGTTCGTATTCGTGAAAGTGAAGATAATATTCTTGGTGACAACTTTTTAAGATCAGCTTATGTTGTCTACAATTTGGACGATAAGAAAATCTCCATGGCTCCAGTTAAATACACTTCCGAGTCTGACATTGTTGCTATTAATTAA